In Daucus carota subsp. sativus chromosome 4, DH1 v3.0, whole genome shotgun sequence, one DNA window encodes the following:
- the LOC108217329 gene encoding beta-amyrin 6-beta-monooxygenase has product MSLFLCIFVSLLILPVSIFLAWRKLKNGHSNIKVPPGSGGWPVVGESFRYLSLGTQQFISEKRREYSTDVFQTSIFRQKMAVFCGAQGNKFVYTKLIKSWWPDTVKKILFDPEFSHILVDESLVIHHFVHEILKPEALKLYIPVMDAMVREHVELDWDGNEVVKVHPLSKKHTFSLACRLFVNEIDVQQVTKIFKHFVLVTSGMFSVPINLPGTAYSRGVKGGKLVREELEKIITRRRKELLEKKETSPCYTDVLSRMLLLTDENGKFMSDKEISNYIIALLVASYESTSTAISFVLKYLAELPHIYHEVYKELTNIAKLKGEGELLNWEDIQKMRYSWNVVCESLRLTTMNSSFSGFREVVTDVSFSGFTIPKGYKASWSSYTTHKDPECFPDPEKFDPTRFEGKGPAPYTYVPFGGGRRMCCGKEYARLEILVFIYNIVTRFNLEIVNPQEKIVFHSFPIPVEGLPIRITRHNIYS; this is encoded by the exons ATGAGTTTATTTCTATGCATATTCGTGTCACTCTTGATTCTTCCTGTATCAATTTTTTTAGCATGGCGAAAACTAAAAAATGGACATTCAAACATAAAGGTGCCACCAGGATCAGGTGGATGGCCAGTGGTTGGCGAAAGCTTCAGGTATCTGTCGTTAGGTACTCAACAATTTATAAGTGAAAAAAGGAGAGAGTACTCCACAGATGTATTTCAAACTAGTATTTTTCGACAAAAAATGGCTGTGTTTTGTGGAGCACAGGGAAATAAATTTGTCTATACGAAACTAATCAAATCATGGTGGCCAGATACCGTGAAGAAGATCTTATTTGACCCTGAGTTTTCGCACATTCTAGTTGACGAATCATTAGTGATACATCATTTTGTACATGAGATTCTAAAGCCAGAGGCTTTGAAACTCTACATCCCTGTGATGGATGCCATGGTACGAGAGCACGTGGAGTTGGATTGGGATGGTAATGAAGTCGTAAAGGTACATCCTTTGTCGAAGAAGCACACATTTAGTTTGGCTTGCAGATTATTTGTCAATGAAATTGACGTTCAGCAAGTCACGAAGATATTCAAGCATTTTGTACTTGTTACTTCTGGAATGTTCTCTGTTCCGATTAATCTGCCCGGTACTGCCTATAGTAGAGGTGTGAAGGGTGGGAAATTGGTCCGCGAGGAGCTTGAGAAGATCATCACCAGACGGAGAAAGGAATTACTGGAGAAAAAGGAAACATCACCGTGTTATACTGATGTTTTGTCTCGAATGCTGCTCCTGACAGATGAAAATGGAAAATTTATGAGCGACAAGGAGATATCGAATTATATTATTGCCTTACTTGTCGCTAGCTATGAGAGCACCAGCACTGCTATTTCATTCGTGCTCAAGTATCTTGCAGAGCTTCCACATATTTATCACGAGGTCTACAAAG AATTAACGAATATAGCAAAATTGAAAGGAGAGGGGGAGTTGTTGAATTGGGAAGATATTCAGAAGATGAGATACTCGTGGAATGTTGTTTGTGAATCTCTTAGGCTCACAACCATGAATTCTTCATTTTCCGGCTTTAGAGAGGTTGTCACCGATGTTTCATTTTCCGGCTTCACCATTCCTAAGGGATACAAG gCATCTTGGTCATCATACACAACACACAAGGATCCGGAATGCTTCCCGGATCCAGAAAAATTTGATCCAACAAGATTCGAAGGTAAAGGACCTGCCCCCTACACTTATGTACCATTTGGCGGAGGCCGAAGAATGTGTTGCGGGAAGGAGTATGCTCGACTTGAAATTCTGGTGTTTATATATAACATTGTCACCAGATTCAATTTGGAAATCGTCAATCCCCAAGAGAAGATAGTGTTTCACTCTTTCCCGATACCAGTGGAAGGTCTACCAATCCGCATTACTCGCCATAATATATATAGCTAG